A single region of the Leishmania panamensis strain MHOM/PA/94/PSC-1 chromosome 21 sequence genome encodes:
- the METRS gene encoding methionyl-tRNA synthetase, putative (TriTrypDB/GeneDB-style sysID: LpmP.21.0870) has protein sequence MMLRFFTDKANHQALKAVLCALFLQKPLEVTLSSTYSAPYLQLPKSKAALYSCNETARLLWNTHAAPSLADNSLEGEVEWLEWESTVLTPALTPLYTQRRITSEAVAALKKLDSTIEEHQGTVAVKGLPSSKSFLVDSVLFASLLPALCEGGLLPAMEAAAVPYLIKWFQAFQAEHAELIASAFDVLSVQEYGDFLRVPRTYQVSPKKQKTFFATSPIYYVNASPHIGHVYSTLIVDVLGRYHRVKGEEVFVMTGTDEHGQKVAEAAAKQGVSPMDFTTSVSNEFKQCFKEMNYDMNYFIRTTNPMHERLVRDIWKKLEAKGDIYLGKYEGWYSVSDESFLTAQNVADSVDKDGNPCKISLESGHVVTWVVEENYMFRLSAFRERLLKHFHDHPNCIVPEFRRREVIKTVEKGLFDLSISRKCESVMNWSIPVPGDDRHCIYVWLDALFSYYVGSIARVAADGTEALDEDYRTLSRWPADLQVVGKDILKFHAIYWPAFLMSADLPLPERLVSHGWWTKDHKKISKSLGNAFDPVEKANEFGIDAFKYFLLRESNFQDDGDYSDRNMVARLNGELADTLGNLVSRCVTPKINVGGVWPEPAEYNETDRTLISSLNNLAGTVDHYYCLPDIQNALIAIFDVLRSLNVYVTDNAPWKLVKTDTARLGTVLYVTMEGLRICNMFLQPVMPQKAKEIMDALGVPEAVRMDMENYPFGIVKPGTKIGGLAEGQVIFQKVTLPAEEGNAAQGDSKKAM, from the coding sequence ATGATGTTGAGGTTCTTTACCGATAAGGCGAATCACCAGGCCCTCAAGGCTGTGCTTTGTGCCTTGTTTCTGCAGAAGCCCCTCGAGGTGACTCTGAGCAGTACCTACAGCGCACCGTACCTTCAGCTGCCCAAGTCGAAGGCGGCCCTGTACAGCTGCAATGAGACAGCGCGTCTTCTCTggaacacacacgccgctCCATCGCTCGCCGACAATTCGCTTGAAGGAGAGGTGGAATGGCTCGAGTGGGAGTCGACGGTGCTGACTCCAGCCTTGACCCCCCTCTACACACAGCGACGCATCACCAGCGAGGCTGTGGCTGCCCTGAAGAAGCTCGACTCCACCATTGAGGAGCACCAAGGCACCGTGGCGGTAAAGGGACTTCCGTCGTCCAAGTCTTTCCTAGTGGATAGcgtcctcttcgcctccctcctgccGGCGCTGTGCGAGGGTGGGCTGCTCCCCGCcatggaggcagcggcggtacCGTATCTAATTAAGTGGTTCCAGGCCTTCCAGGCAGAGCACGCGGAGCTGATCGCCTCTGCGTTTGACGTGCTGTCGGTGCAAGAGTACGGGGACTTCTTGCGGGTGCCACGCACGTACCAGGTGAGCCCCAAGAAGCAGAAGACCTTCTTCGCCACATCGCCGATCTACTACGTGAACGCGTCGCCACACATCGGCCACGTCTACAGTACGCTTATCGTTGACGTGCTCGGCCGCTACCACCgagtgaagggggaggaagtgTTCGTAATGACGGGCACGGACGAGCACGGTCAGAAGGtggccgaggcggcggcgaagcagGGGGTGTCGCCGATGGACTTCACGACGAGCGTGTCGAACGAGTTTAAGCAGTGCTTCAAGGAGATGAATTACGACATGAATTACTTCATCCGCACCACAAACCCGATGCATGAGAGGTTGGTGAGGGACATCTGGAAGAAACTGGAGGCGAAGGGCGACATCTATCTCGGCAAGTACGAGGGCTGGTACTCGGTGAGCGACGAGTCGTTCTTGACGGCGCAGAACGTGGCGGACAGTGTAGACAAGGATGGAAATCCCTGCAAGATCAGTCTGGAGAGCGGCCACGTCGTGACgtgggtggtggaggagaactACATGTTTCGTCTTAGCGCGTTCCGCGAGCGTCTCCTCAAGCACTTCCATGACCACCCCAACTGCATTGTCCCGGAgttccgccgccgcgaggTGATCAAGACGGTCGAGAAGGGGCTCTTCGACTTGTCCATCTCCCGTAAGTGCGAGTCCGTCATGAACTGGTCCATCCCAGTCCCCGGTGATGATCGCCACTGCATCTACGTGTGGCTGGATGCCCTCTTCAGCTATTACGTCGGCTCCATTGCCCGTGTCGCGGCCGACGGCACCGAGGCCCTGGACGAGGACTACCGCACACTGAGCCGCTGGCCGGCCGACCTGCAGGTGGTTGGGAAGGACATTCTCAAGTTCCACGCTATTTACTGGCCGGCCTTCTTGATGTCCGCTgacttgccgctgccggagcgGTTGGTGTCACATGGCTGGTGGACGAAGGATCACAAGAAGATCAGCAAGTCGCTCGGCAACGCCTTCGACCCAGTGGAAAAGGCGAACGAGTTCGGCATCGACGCGTTCAAGTACTTCCTGCTACGCGAGTCAAACTTCCAGGATGATGGCGATTACAGCGATAGGAACATGGTAGCCCGCCTGAACGGCGAACTCGCCGACACGCTCGGAAACCTGGTGTCGCGCTGCGTGACGCCAAAGATCAATGTGGGTGGTGTGTGGCCGGAGCCTGCAGAATACAACGAGACTGACAGGACGCTGATTTCCTCGCTCAACAATCTGGCCGGCACGGTGGATCACTACTACTGCCTGCCTGACATCCAGAACGCGTTGATTGCCATCTTCGACGTGCTCCGCAGCCTCAACGTCTACGTGACCGATAATGCGCCGTGGAAGTTGGTGAAGACGGACACGGCGCGCCTCGGCACGGTGCTGTACGTGACGATGGAGGGGCTGCGCATCTGCAATATGTTCCTGCAGCCGGTGATGCCgcagaaggcaaaggagatCATGGACGCGCTTGGGGtgccggaggcggtgcgcatGGATATGGAGAACTACCCGTTCGGCATTGTGAAACCGGGGACGAAGATTGGCGGCTTGGCGGAGGGCCAGGTCATTTTCCAAAAGGTGACACTCCCAGCCGAGGAGGGGAATGCGGCACAGGGGGACAGCAAGAAGGCCATGTAG